The Neobacillus sp. OS1-2 genome includes a window with the following:
- a CDS encoding AI-2E family transporter, translating to MDIRMKWYYRIGFLLLLLIVIFVFLKISFLWMPIVRMAAIILLPFVIGGFITYLLHPIVEKLHEKGLHRGLAIFLIYFLFFGGIGFGLYKGIPAIIDQLKDLSESAPAFAEQYRGWINELQSHTRAWPDGLQARMNEGIDTFEKKMDSLLTIIVNILMGFLNSALLMLLIPFIAFYMLKDFPLIKRAVWYITPKKWRKKGTLFLKDVDESLGSYIRGQLLVCIIIGSLSALLFWIFDLNYPLLLGMIVGATNVIPYFGPIIGAVPAVIIAATISVKLVIITLVIVFGLQFLEGNILSPYIVGKSLHMHPLVIMVALTAGGEIGGILGLILAVPVLAVLKVGIIHAKSHFSHESN from the coding sequence GTGGATATTCGTATGAAATGGTATTATCGAATTGGCTTTTTGCTCCTTTTATTAATTGTCATTTTTGTTTTTCTGAAAATAAGTTTCCTATGGATGCCAATTGTCCGAATGGCAGCCATCATCCTTCTTCCCTTTGTGATTGGTGGGTTTATCACCTATTTACTACACCCGATTGTTGAAAAATTACACGAAAAAGGACTCCACCGCGGGCTTGCCATTTTCTTAATTTATTTTCTTTTTTTTGGCGGAATTGGTTTTGGACTTTATAAAGGTATACCTGCCATTATTGACCAATTAAAGGACCTGTCTGAAAGTGCTCCTGCTTTTGCCGAACAATACCGCGGCTGGATTAATGAATTGCAGTCGCACACAAGGGCGTGGCCAGATGGACTTCAAGCGCGGATGAATGAGGGCATTGATACCTTCGAAAAAAAGATGGATTCATTACTAACCATCATCGTTAACATCCTTATGGGTTTCCTAAATTCGGCATTACTTATGTTACTTATTCCTTTTATCGCCTTTTATATGTTAAAGGACTTTCCCTTAATTAAACGGGCTGTGTGGTATATTACCCCTAAAAAATGGCGGAAGAAGGGCACGCTTTTTCTCAAGGATGTCGATGAATCTCTTGGTAGCTATATCAGAGGACAACTGTTGGTTTGTATCATTATTGGTAGTCTTTCTGCACTGTTATTTTGGATTTTTGATTTGAACTATCCTTTATTATTAGGGATGATTGTTGGAGCGACTAATGTCATCCCTTATTTTGGCCCGATTATCGGAGCGGTACCAGCGGTAATCATCGCTGCGACAATATCAGTTAAATTAGTGATCATTACCTTGGTGATTGTTTTTGGTCTCCAATTCCTTGAAGGTAATATTTTATCACCGTATATTGTTGGCAAAAGCCTGCATATGCACCCGTTAGTCATTATGGTGGCGTTAACTGCCGGCGGGGAAATTGGCGGAATACTTGGATTGATTTTAGCAGTCCCGGTGCTTGCGGTGCTTAAAGTAGGGATAATTCATGCAAAAAGTCATTTCAGTCATGAATCAAATTGA